AACCCCTACACTTTCAAGGAAAACAAGTATGAAAGATGACAAAAAGAAATTAACAACTGCTTTTGGCGCGCCCGTAGCCGATAACCAAAACGTGTCTACGGCAGGACCTCGCGGACCGCAACTCTTGCAAGACGTTTGGTTCCTGGAGAAACTCGCGCACTTTGACCGTGAAGTAATCCCCGAGCGACGTATGCACGCGAAAGGCTCCGGCGCTTTCGGTAAATTTACCGTCACCCATGACATTACAAAATACACCAAGGCCAAAATCTTTTCTGAAATTAACAAAGAAACAGAAGCCTTTGTGCGCTTTTCCACCGTGGCGGGCGAACGCGGCGCTGCTGATGCCGAACGCGATATCCGCGGTTTTGCAATGAAATTCTACACCGAGGAAGGCAACTGGGACCTTGTCGGCAATAACACGCCCGTGTTCTTCCTGCGCGATCCCCTCAAATTCCCGGATCTCAACCACGCAGTAAAACGTGATCCCCGCACCAACCTGCGCAGTGCATTGAACAACTGGGACTTCTGGACTTCGCTGCCGGAGGCACTCCACCAAGTAACTGTGGTGATGAGTGACCGCGGTATCCCCGCCTCCTACCGTAATATGCACGGCTTCGGCAGTCATACCTTTAGCATGATCAACGCAGAAAATGAGCGAGTTTGGGTCAAATTCCATCTGCGCACCCAACAGGGAATCAAAAACCTGACCGACGCAGAAGCGGAAGCAATCATCGGCAAATGCCGTGAAAGCCACCAACGCGATCTCTACGACAATATCGAGAAGGGCAACTTCCCCAAGTGGACCATGTATATCCAAGTCATGCCGGAAAAAGATGCCTTAACTTGCCCCTATCATCCTTTTGACCTCACAAAAGTATGGCCCCAAAAAGACTATCCCCTTATCGAAGTGGGCGTCCTTGAGCTTAACCGCAATCCCGAAAACTACTTTGCCGACGTGGAACAGGCCGCCTTTAACCCGGCCAATATCG
This genomic window from Candidatus Hydrogenedentota bacterium contains:
- a CDS encoding catalase, coding for MKDDKKKLTTAFGAPVADNQNVSTAGPRGPQLLQDVWFLEKLAHFDREVIPERRMHAKGSGAFGKFTVTHDITKYTKAKIFSEINKETEAFVRFSTVAGERGAADAERDIRGFAMKFYTEEGNWDLVGNNTPVFFLRDPLKFPDLNHAVKRDPRTNLRSALNNWDFWTSLPEALHQVTVVMSDRGIPASYRNMHGFGSHTFSMINAENERVWVKFHLRTQQGIKNLTDAEAEAIIGKCRESHQRDLYDNIEKGNFPKWTMYIQVMPEKDALTCPYHPFDLTKVWPQKDYPLIEVGVLELNRNPENYFADVEQAAFNPANIVPGIGFSPDKMLQGRLFSYGDTQRYRLGVNHNLIPVNRPRCPYHSFHRDGSMRVDGNYGGTLSYEPNSYGEWQEQPEFKEPPLPLHGDAYEWNFREDDDDYYSQPGKLFRLMTPEQQEALFGNTARNMCDAPREIKVRHIGNCLKADPAYGKGVADALGIPLSEVPGA